The Rhizobium sp. WSM4643 genome window below encodes:
- a CDS encoding carbohydrate ABC transporter permease, with the protein MPFRTRSAYAFLAPYLLVFATFWVWPIINSFLISFQNTRINPWKFSFQANWGRLFYDPAFYNALYNTLIILVIQVPVMIALATVMAVLLNSPLLKARPLFRFAFFAPVVVGEVAYAAVFRLMFSLDFGIINKLISAVGLSPVSWFDNANAAMALIILAVTWRWAGYNAIIILAGLQSIPDDVYEAATLDRVSKVQQFFHITLPLLKPIILFCVVLSVIGTMQLFAEPFLITNRGGPGGGTETLGLLLYRQGFTSLNFGYASAIAYTMAALAVAISLFNLWVGRDPK; encoded by the coding sequence ATGCCGTTCAGAACCCGGAGCGCCTATGCGTTCCTCGCCCCCTATCTGCTGGTCTTTGCCACCTTCTGGGTCTGGCCGATCATCAATTCGTTCCTGATTTCGTTTCAGAACACGCGAATCAATCCGTGGAAATTCAGTTTCCAAGCCAATTGGGGCCGGCTCTTCTATGACCCGGCTTTCTACAACGCTCTCTACAATACGCTGATCATCTTGGTGATCCAGGTGCCTGTGATGATCGCGCTTGCGACAGTCATGGCCGTGCTGCTCAATTCGCCGCTGCTGAAAGCCCGGCCGCTCTTCCGCTTCGCCTTCTTTGCGCCTGTCGTCGTCGGCGAGGTCGCCTACGCTGCCGTCTTCCGGCTGATGTTCAGCCTCGATTTCGGCATCATCAACAAGCTGATCTCGGCTGTTGGTCTCAGCCCGGTCTCCTGGTTCGACAATGCAAATGCCGCCATGGCGCTGATCATCCTTGCCGTCACATGGCGCTGGGCCGGCTACAACGCCATCATCATCCTCGCCGGCCTGCAGTCGATTCCCGATGATGTCTACGAGGCTGCGACGCTCGATCGGGTGAGCAAGGTCCAGCAGTTCTTCCACATCACCCTGCCACTCCTCAAACCGATCATCCTCTTCTGCGTGGTGCTCTCGGTGATCGGCACCATGCAGCTGTTCGCCGAGCCCTTCCTGATCACCAATCGCGGCGGTCCTGGCGGCGGCACCGAGACGCTCGGCCTGCTGCTTTATCGCCAGGGCTTCACCTCGCTGAACTTCGGCTATGCCTCGGCGATCGCCTATACGATGGCCGCCCTTGCCGTGGCGATCTCGCTTTTCAATCTCTGGGTCGGGAGGGATCCGAAATGA
- a CDS encoding extracellular solute-binding protein, whose translation MRFKLLAATAAVAMLASGSAFAQPANLTIWSWNVAASALKSTLPGFNKQFPDIKITVEDLGNSQVFDKTLAACAAGGDGLPDIVSIENFEAEIFWSRFPDCFANLKELGYTADIQAKFPDFKRTELEVGDVAYAMPWDSGPVAVFYRRDLYEKAGVDPSTISTWDDFIAAGKKISAANPGVVMAQADFNGDSEWFRMIANEQGCGYYSTDGQNITINQPACVASLQKVKEMKDAGTLTAANWDEKIQANTAGKAASQLYGGWYEGTVRSTSPDLKGKWGVYRMPSLTADGPHAANLGGSSLAISATSANKEAAWKFVNYALGTDEGQITMLKEFGLVPSLLSAEKDPFVNEPQPYWGGQKVWADILATLPKIVPSRGTAFQSDAEAIFKATQTKFFAGGYPDAKAALDDAAKQIASATGLPIAQ comes from the coding sequence TTGCTTCCGGCTCCGCATTCGCGCAGCCGGCCAATCTCACCATCTGGAGCTGGAATGTCGCTGCATCGGCATTGAAGTCCACGCTTCCAGGCTTCAACAAGCAGTTTCCCGATATCAAGATCACCGTCGAGGACCTCGGCAACAGCCAGGTCTTCGACAAGACGCTCGCTGCCTGCGCTGCCGGCGGCGATGGCTTGCCCGACATTGTCAGCATCGAGAATTTCGAGGCTGAAATCTTCTGGAGCCGTTTCCCGGATTGCTTCGCCAATCTGAAGGAGCTCGGCTACACGGCCGATATCCAGGCGAAATTCCCTGACTTCAAGCGCACCGAGCTCGAGGTCGGCGATGTCGCTTACGCCATGCCGTGGGATTCCGGCCCCGTCGCCGTCTTCTACCGCCGCGATCTCTACGAAAAGGCCGGCGTCGATCCGAGCACGATCAGCACCTGGGACGATTTCATCGCCGCCGGCAAGAAGATTTCCGCCGCCAATCCCGGCGTCGTCATGGCCCAGGCCGACTTCAACGGCGACAGCGAATGGTTTCGCATGATCGCCAACGAACAGGGCTGCGGCTATTACTCGACCGACGGCCAGAATATCACCATCAACCAGCCGGCCTGCGTCGCCTCGCTGCAAAAGGTGAAGGAAATGAAGGATGCCGGCACGCTGACGGCAGCAAACTGGGACGAAAAGATCCAGGCCAATACCGCCGGCAAGGCCGCAAGCCAGCTGTATGGCGGCTGGTACGAGGGCACCGTGCGCTCGACCTCGCCCGATCTGAAGGGCAAGTGGGGCGTCTACAGAATGCCGAGCCTGACGGCCGATGGCCCGCATGCGGCCAATCTCGGCGGTTCGTCGCTCGCCATTTCGGCGACATCCGCGAATAAGGAAGCCGCCTGGAAATTCGTCAACTACGCCCTCGGCACGGATGAGGGCCAGATCACCATGCTGAAGGAATTCGGTCTGGTCCCGTCGCTGCTTTCGGCCGAGAAGGATCCCTTCGTCAACGAGCCGCAGCCCTATTGGGGCGGCCAGAAGGTCTGGGCCGATATTCTGGCGACACTGCCCAAGATCGTGCCGAGCCGCGGCACCGCCTTCCAGAGCGATGCCGAAGCCATCTTCAAGGCGACGCAGACGAAGTTCTTCGCTGGCGGCTATCCCGATGCAAAGGCGGCTCTCGACGATGCCGCCAAGCAGATTGCTTCGGCGACCGGCCTTCCGATCGCGCAATGA